A region of the bacterium genome:
CGAGAGATGAGAAGAGGAGGGAGAGCGATGGCCAGTTTTGGATACGTCATCACCGCGATGGTGACGCCGATGGACCGCCAGCTGGCGGTGGACTACGATCGGGCGGCGGCGCTGGCCAAGCGGCTCGTCGACTCCGGCTCCGATGGGTTGGTCGTCTGCGGCACGACGGGGGAATCGCCGACGCTTACCGACGAGGAGAAAGTCCGTCTCTTCCGCACCGTCCGGGAAGCCGTGGGTGGCAGGGCGAAGGTGATCGCCGGCACCGGCACCTACGACACCGCACACAGCATCCATCTCACGCGCGAGGCCGAGCGGGCCGGATGCGATGGGGTGTTGCTCGTCAACCCGTATTATAACAAGCCCTCCCAGGAGGGCCTGTACCGGCACTTCAAAGCCGTGGCGGAGAGCACCCAGCTTCCGGTGATGCTCTACAATATCCAGGGCCGGACCTCGGTGAACTGCGAGCCCGCGACGATCGCCCGGCTGGCGGAGGTCCGGAACATCGTGGCGGTCAAAGAGGCGAGCGGGAGTCTCGACCAAATGTCCCAGATCCGCAAGCTCACGCCTCCGGAGTTTCATCTGTACAGTGGGGATGACAGCCTCACGCTTCCGCTGCTGGCAGTGGGCGGCACCGGGATCGTGAGCGTCGCCGGCCACCTGGCGGGCCGGGAGATCAAGGCCATGATCCAGGCCTTTCAGGCCGGCGACGTCCGCCGGGCGCTTGAGCTGCACCTCCGCCTGTGGCCGTTGTTCAAAGTGCTCTTCATCACCACCAATCCG
Encoded here:
- the dapA gene encoding 4-hydroxy-tetrahydrodipicolinate synthase, which gives rise to MASFGYVITAMVTPMDRQLAVDYDRAAALAKRLVDSGSDGLVVCGTTGESPTLTDEEKVRLFRTVREAVGGRAKVIAGTGTYDTAHSIHLTREAERAGCDGVLLVNPYYNKPSQEGLYRHFKAVAESTQLPVMLYNIQGRTSVNCEPATIARLAEVRNIVAVKEASGSLDQMSQIRKLTPPEFHLYSGDDSLTLPLLAVGGTGIVSVAGHLAGREIKAMIQAFQAGDVRRALELHLRLWPLFKVLFITTNPTPVKAALALAGFDVGGLRLPLVEATAKEREQIAAVLKDLALLPVAA